The Candidatus Methanomethylicota archaeon genome contains the following window.
GAAGTTCAAGTAGTGATAGCGTATTCTTAGGGCCTCCGCCAATGTTGAAAACTTCATGCCTCAATTTTGAGTTTAAAAAGTTGTCGAAGGCATTTGTCAAGTCCTCCACATATAATACATCTATAACCTACTTCCCATCACCATAGATCGTTATGGGGCTTGCCAGTCAAGGTTGCTACTGTAAGCCAACTTACTCATCCCTAATCTTCAACTACGAATTGTCTCTCCCCATGGATGCAACTCATCCTGAAGACTCCTGTTTTTAGGCCATATGTGTGCGCGTAGTCTTGGACGTAAATATCTGTTGCAAGCTTTGAGCGTCCATATGGGCTACGTCCATTTAGAGTCTACTTAAGTATTTCATGTATTCATCGGCCGTTTTTTCCCAGTTGTATTTCATAGACTCCTTTAGGCTTCTCTTCGAGAGCTCCTTCATCTTGTCCTCTTCTAGTATTTCATCTATAACTTTTGCAGCGTAATCGTAGTCCTTGTATGGAACTAGGAATCCATTTACACCATCCCTTATTATCTCTGGCATGGAGCCTGTGGCATATGCTACAACTGGAGTCCCACAGGCATTCGCCTCGACCACGGTCATCCCCCATCCTTCTATATATGATGTTGAGAGGACTACCCATGCCTTCTGATATAACTTAACCTTCTCCTCCTCCGTGACTTTGCCTAAATACTTCACTCCCACCTTTTTTGATATTTTGGCGAATTCTTCAGTAAGATCCCCTCCCCCAACCACCACCATTTCCGCCTTCTTAGTTAACCTCTTATAGATCTTCAATGAGTCGAATGGGTTCTTATACTTCTTCATTCTACCTATCCAGAGTATCATTGGCTTCTCAGATTTCTCACTCGGCTTATACTTTTCATGGTCAACCCCATTATAAATGACGTGAATCTTTTCCTCATTCACTCCTAGCTTTGACAAGTCTCTCTTTGTCGTATTGGAGACAGCTATTATGTTATCATAATCCCTTACCCTCTTCTCCAATGCCTTCAAGAATGTAGCTTGCAATGGGTCAACCTCAAATTTTAGAACGTCTTGGTGGACGTGGTGAACCATTGCTACAGCATTTCTATTAACCTTATAAGAGAAGAAGGGAGCTGCATGCGCCACGCTATCTAAAACTATTTCATGCTTCTTCGCCTCGATCAGTGAATATAAGTGGAGTGTGTACTTGTTCCCCCTCCTCTTCACCTTTATGCCCTCTATAATCTCCTCCGATCCCCTCCCCTTCACGGATTCAGCAAGCCATGTCACATTGGCCTTCTTAGCCAGCCTCCTCCCAACTTCGTATAGGACTACTTCAGCTCCCCCAGCTTGTGGATGATATATGTCCCTGTGATTCACCATGAGGATGTCCAAACTCTATCTTCCCTGTAAAGCGATTAATGACATTCTCATGCTTTTGTCAGTTTCCATAGGAAATTTGATGTTTTCCTCATGGTTTTTGTATCTAGGACTGGTTTAAACCTGCTGTAGTATAATCTGAGCTTTATTAGGGAGAAGAGCATTCCCATCATGAGTTTAATGAGTGATTTGGAGACTTTGCTTCCATGTTCCACATGCGTGTACGTTATTCCAACCTCTTTAACCTTAAATCCCATCCTCATGGCTGAATATATTAGGTTTACATCTATTGCGAATCCAGTTATGAATAAATCCCCCAGAATCTCCTTCACAACGCTTCTCTTTAAAACCTTTGCACCGCACTGTGTATCATTTACCTTTCTAAGCCTCCAAAACATTAGCTTCGTTAATGCATTAAACGATCTTCCGAGGAAATACCTTAAGAAGGTTTCCCTCACTGGCAGCTTTGAACCCCTCGTATATCTTGACCCAATCACCACATCATGATCTTCAGCCTCCCTAACTAGCTTGAATATTTCTTCAGGTGGTACCGAGTTATCGGCATCCGTAATAGCTATAATGTCTCCCTTAACAAGCTTAAAACCCTCAATTATAGCCCCTCCCTTCCCAAGCCTCTCCGGAAAATCTAATAATCTAACTTTAGGATTATCATTCGCATATTCAGAAACTATCTTAGGCGTTTTATCCGTACAGCCATCAGTGATCACCAACAACTCATATCCCCCCACTACTCTATCAAAGTACCTAGTTAGGCTTTGAATTCTGCCAATGATCCTTTTCTCCTCATTATAAGCTGGTATTATTATCGATATCCTCCCCACAGAACCCTCCACATTTAGAGGGCTCCTCAGCTCCACGCCCTCTGATATCGTATGGGATGTTCCGCTAATCCTTCTCACCATACTTTATGTAGCATATTAATTGTAGAACCACACCAACAACTAGGAAGTAATACGCGTAAACTGCAAGCATGTTTGCTGCAGACTCATTTCCACATGCCAGTAGATATGCGCATATCATTAGTATGATCATGAATGTAATTATGAATGGTGCACCCCAATTCTCCCCTAGATAGCTTAAATCAAGTGTATACGTCTTTCCACGTATAACGATCTTCAATATAACCCTCCTACTCTTCCCACTCATATACATCCATTATTCTGCATAAATTAAAGCTGTAAGTTTTATCAGCAACCTTTATACTGCAC
Protein-coding sequences here:
- a CDS encoding glycosyltransferase family 2 protein translates to MVRRISGTSHTISEGVELRSPLNVEGSVGRISIIIPAYNEEKRIIGRIQSLTRYFDRVVGGYELLVITDGCTDKTPKIVSEYANDNPKVRLLDFPERLGKGGAIIEGFKLVKGDIIAITDADNSVPPEEIFKLVREAEDHDVVIGSRYTRGSKLPVRETFLRYFLGRSFNALTKLMFWRLRKVNDTQCGAKVLKRSVVKEILGDLFITGFAIDVNLIYSAMRMGFKVKEVGITYTHVEHGSKVSKSLIKLMMGMLFSLIKLRLYYSRFKPVLDTKTMRKTSNFLWKLTKA
- a CDS encoding glycosyltransferase family 4 protein; the encoded protein is MDILMVNHRDIYHPQAGGAEVVLYEVGRRLAKKANVTWLAESVKGRGSEEIIEGIKVKRRGNKYTLHLYSLIEAKKHEIVLDSVAHAAPFFSYKVNRNAVAMVHHVHQDVLKFEVDPLQATFLKALEKRVRDYDNIIAVSNTTKRDLSKLGVNEEKIHVIYNGVDHEKYKPSEKSEKPMILWIGRMKKYKNPFDSLKIYKRLTKKAEMVVVGGGDLTEEFAKISKKVGVKYLGKVTEEEKVKLYQKAWVVLSTSYIEGWGMTVVEANACGTPVVAYATGSMPEIIRDGVNGFLVPYKDYDYAAKVIDEILEEDKMKELSKRSLKESMKYNWEKTADEYMKYLSRL